A region from the Paraburkholderia youngii genome encodes:
- a CDS encoding peptidoglycan DD-metalloendopeptidase family protein, whose translation MRKRFDRTILAGLAGAWVALAVSGCANVGQPNAQNDVANSTSAASGVPAANATGTGSGDAAAAAPLSIDASDNVPLKKSPPLVYRVRRGDTLARVAQRHHISVKQLQAWNGLKASARLKPGQVLHVASPETVRAVKAANAAAAAKAAGSAAPSASQATAPTSAQASTQSAAPAPDAAEVRQVTQETRRHASSVTLAWPAAGSVVEAFQPGETRGIEIGGKAGDPVRAAADGKVMYAGTGLNSYGSLIIVEHNKDFLTAYSHNRKLLVKMGDIVRKGQQIAEMGDENNSRVSVGFEVRHDGKPVDPLRYLPQGRS comes from the coding sequence ATGAGAAAGCGTTTCGACAGAACGATCCTGGCCGGTCTCGCCGGCGCATGGGTCGCGCTGGCCGTCAGCGGTTGCGCGAACGTCGGGCAGCCGAATGCGCAGAACGATGTGGCAAACAGCACCAGCGCAGCGTCCGGCGTGCCGGCGGCGAATGCGACGGGGACAGGGTCTGGCGATGCGGCGGCAGCCGCGCCGCTGTCGATCGATGCCAGCGATAACGTGCCGCTGAAAAAGTCGCCGCCGCTCGTGTATCGGGTCAGGCGCGGCGACACGCTCGCGCGGGTCGCGCAGCGTCACCACATCAGCGTCAAGCAGTTGCAGGCATGGAACGGGCTGAAGGCGTCGGCGCGGCTGAAGCCGGGGCAGGTGCTGCACGTTGCGTCGCCGGAGACGGTGCGCGCGGTGAAGGCGGCCAATGCGGCGGCCGCCGCGAAGGCGGCGGGGTCCGCGGCGCCCAGTGCTTCACAAGCGACAGCGCCAACGTCGGCACAAGCTTCGACGCAGTCCGCAGCACCCGCTCCGGATGCCGCGGAAGTCCGCCAGGTCACGCAGGAAACCCGCCGGCATGCGAGCAGCGTGACGCTCGCGTGGCCTGCCGCGGGCAGCGTCGTCGAAGCGTTTCAGCCGGGCGAAACACGCGGCATCGAGATCGGCGGCAAAGCGGGCGATCCGGTGCGAGCCGCCGCCGACGGCAAGGTGATGTACGCGGGCACCGGACTGAACAGCTACGGCAGTCTGATCATCGTCGAACACAACAAGGATTTTCTGACCGCGTATTCGCACAACCGCAAGCTGCTGGTCAAGATGGGCGACATCGTCCGCAAGGGGCAGCAGATCGCGGAGATGGGCGACGAGAACAACTCGCGTGTGTCGGTCGGGTTCGAAGTGCGGCACGACGGTAAGCCGGTCGATCCGCTGCGTTACCTGCCGCAGGGGCGCAGTTGA
- a CDS encoding DUF3331 domain-containing protein, translating into MTLESIPLDGSNGVRIEILESSDTTLVIRWVEPGRCHYGEQRWRRRSAHSSGTCAVSRRKIRRGDPVFKPAERPAPSNASAMICAEILEPLLEAA; encoded by the coding sequence ATGACCCTGGAGTCCATCCCCCTCGACGGTAGCAATGGCGTACGCATCGAAATTCTGGAGAGCTCCGACACGACGCTGGTGATCCGCTGGGTCGAGCCGGGCCGCTGCCACTACGGTGAACAGCGCTGGCGCCGCCGCTCGGCGCATTCGTCTGGCACCTGCGCGGTGTCGCGCCGCAAGATCCGCCGCGGTGACCCGGTGTTCAAGCCGGCCGAGCGCCCGGCGCCATCGAATGCGTCCGCGATGATCTGCGCGGAAATTCTCGAACCGCTGCTCGAAGCGGCCTGA
- a CDS encoding OpgC domain-containing protein: protein MPDKPSSRLIELDFFRGLVLLIIVVDHIGGSILSRVTLHAYALCDAAEVFVFLGGFATATAYATLAERRNETVARGRFVRRSFEIYRAFLVTAGLMLLVSAVLTAFSIDGPNLATTDLDDLIDTPLAALRDIVLLRRQPYLASVLPMYAFFALLVPAILPLARSKPWLLVAGSVALWAGAPAINKYLPAAPDMHWDFNPFAWQLLFVLGVLARCQPVYQRTRAHRSGWLVSVLAFAVVVGAAYYKLVLLHAPLPGSLKQNLSYLRAGNFLAIAWLVANLIELGWAKKVAGRLPWVGLIGRQGLLCFIAGAVISLVIDSVLYAATDGYLNYPLGLLADAAAVGALFAVALGVKPLKRFVARFVDGRLRTSG from the coding sequence ATGCCTGACAAGCCCTCCTCCCGCCTGATCGAACTGGACTTTTTCCGCGGACTGGTTCTGCTGATCATCGTGGTCGATCACATCGGCGGCAGCATTCTGTCGCGCGTGACGCTGCATGCGTACGCGCTGTGCGATGCCGCCGAAGTGTTCGTGTTCCTCGGCGGCTTCGCGACCGCCACCGCCTATGCGACGCTCGCCGAGCGGCGCAACGAGACGGTCGCGCGCGGCCGCTTCGTGCGCCGCTCGTTCGAGATCTATCGCGCGTTTCTCGTCACCGCCGGGCTGATGCTGCTGGTCAGCGCGGTGCTCACCGCATTCAGCATCGACGGGCCGAATCTCGCCACGACCGATCTCGACGACCTGATCGACACGCCGCTCGCCGCACTGCGCGACATCGTGCTGCTGCGCCGCCAGCCGTACCTCGCGTCGGTGCTGCCGATGTACGCTTTCTTCGCGCTGCTGGTCCCCGCAATCCTGCCGCTCGCGCGCAGCAAGCCGTGGCTGCTGGTCGCCGGCAGCGTCGCGCTGTGGGCCGGCGCGCCGGCGATCAACAAGTACCTGCCCGCCGCGCCCGACATGCACTGGGACTTCAACCCGTTCGCGTGGCAACTGTTGTTCGTGCTCGGCGTGCTCGCGCGCTGCCAGCCGGTGTATCAGCGAACCCGCGCGCATCGATCCGGCTGGCTCGTCAGCGTGCTGGCGTTCGCGGTGGTCGTGGGCGCCGCCTACTACAAGCTGGTTCTGCTGCACGCGCCCCTTCCCGGAAGCCTCAAGCAGAATCTGTCCTATCTGCGCGCGGGCAACTTCCTCGCGATCGCGTGGCTCGTCGCCAATCTGATCGAGCTCGGCTGGGCGAAGAAGGTCGCGGGGCGGCTGCCGTGGGTCGGCTTGATCGGCCGTCAGGGCTTGCTGTGCTTCATTGCCGGCGCGGTGATTTCGCTGGTGATCGACTCGGTGCTCTACGCGGCGACCGATGGTTACCTGAACTATCCGCTCGGACTGCTCGCCGATGCGGCCGCGGTTGGCGCGCTGTTTGCCGTCGCGCTGGGCGTGAAGCCGCTGAAGCGCTTCGTCGCGCGGTTCGTTGACGGGCGGCTGCGGACCTCGGGCTGA
- a CDS encoding alpha/beta hydrolase, with the protein MRRFLCFALALLASAVGAPAFASTLASRSFHSDALGRDWNYTIYLPAGYRADGPRLPVLYLLHGNNGDANDWLAQGHLQSAADTLIERKEIAPVVIVMPQGGTDWYVDRKEKMESAFFGDLLPEIETHYAVATQRGGRMIGGVSMGGFGALRYALTQPEMFCGALLLSPAIYANEPPRASAARRVGVFGEHQFDPRIWHELNYPAQWDRYMSQPYRLPMFIASGDDDLDIQADASMLYTRLRLAGNPAALRIIDGGHTWDVWSALLPAALKYTLGCVKPPALEHPSNQRP; encoded by the coding sequence ATGCGTCGATTCCTCTGTTTCGCCCTCGCACTGCTTGCCTCCGCCGTCGGCGCGCCCGCGTTCGCGAGCACGCTCGCGAGCCGCAGCTTCCATTCCGATGCGCTCGGCCGCGACTGGAACTACACGATCTACCTGCCGGCCGGCTATCGCGCGGACGGTCCGCGCCTGCCGGTGCTCTACCTGCTGCACGGCAATAACGGCGACGCCAACGACTGGCTCGCGCAAGGTCATCTGCAGAGTGCCGCCGACACGCTGATCGAGCGCAAGGAGATTGCACCGGTCGTGATCGTGATGCCGCAAGGCGGCACGGACTGGTACGTCGACCGCAAGGAAAAGATGGAGAGCGCGTTCTTCGGCGATCTGCTGCCCGAGATCGAAACGCACTACGCGGTCGCGACGCAGCGCGGCGGCCGGATGATCGGCGGCGTATCGATGGGCGGCTTCGGCGCGCTGCGCTACGCGCTGACGCAGCCCGAGATGTTTTGCGGCGCGCTGCTGCTGAGTCCCGCGATCTACGCGAACGAGCCGCCGCGCGCGTCGGCGGCGCGGCGGGTCGGCGTGTTCGGCGAGCACCAGTTCGATCCGCGCATCTGGCACGAGCTCAACTACCCGGCGCAGTGGGACCGCTATATGAGCCAGCCGTATCGCCTGCCGATGTTCATCGCATCCGGCGACGACGACCTCGACATCCAGGCCGACGCGTCGATGCTGTACACCCGTCTGCGGCTGGCGGGCAATCCGGCGGCGCTGCGGATCATCGACGGCGGCCACACGTGGGACGTATGGAGCGCGCTGTTGCCAGCCGCGCTCAAATACACGCTCGGCTGCGTGAAGCCGCCGGCGCTGGAGCATCCGTCGAATCAGCGGCCTTGA
- a CDS encoding porin translates to MNKQVFALAVSVAASSVLAVPAVAQTSVTLYGVIDEGINYTNNVGHGHVYELASGLAQGSRWGLKGAEDLGGGLKAIFQLENGFDLNSGRLGQGGRLFGRQAFVGLSSQAYGTLTFGRQYDSVVDYLAQTTANGNWGGQLFSHPYDNDNTDNTFRLNNTVKYASPSISGFQFGGTYSFSNDTSFANNRAYSFGGQYTYGGLLVAAAYLQADNPGGSANGAVATNDAGFVATRMRVFGGGITYTFGPATAGFVYSNSNYLEPTANGYLGIEPLVPLVPVTPPGVLLNSLKYQNFEINGKYQISPVLFVGAQYVYTMETYDASNGGVKPRIHTFGLMADYNLSKRTDVYLQGAYQQVAGDSTLSILDFAFIPGTQSPSSTSKQVVVRAAIRHKF, encoded by the coding sequence ATGAACAAGCAAGTGTTCGCGCTGGCTGTCTCCGTTGCTGCGTCTTCCGTTCTTGCCGTGCCTGCCGTCGCGCAGACTAGCGTCACGCTGTATGGCGTGATCGACGAAGGCATCAACTACACGAACAATGTCGGCCACGGCCATGTTTATGAACTCGCCAGCGGCCTTGCACAGGGGAGCCGCTGGGGCCTGAAGGGCGCCGAGGATCTCGGGGGTGGACTGAAGGCGATCTTCCAGCTCGAGAATGGTTTCGATCTGAATTCCGGGCGGCTCGGGCAGGGCGGCCGCCTGTTCGGCCGCCAGGCTTTCGTCGGACTCAGTTCGCAGGCGTACGGCACCCTAACGTTTGGCCGACAATACGATTCGGTCGTCGATTATCTGGCGCAGACAACGGCCAACGGCAATTGGGGCGGTCAACTGTTCTCGCATCCGTACGACAACGACAACACCGACAACACGTTCCGCCTGAACAACACCGTCAAGTACGCGAGCCCGTCGATCTCGGGCTTCCAGTTTGGCGGCACCTACAGCTTCAGCAACGACACGAGCTTCGCCAACAATCGCGCGTACAGTTTCGGCGGCCAGTACACGTATGGCGGGCTGCTGGTCGCGGCGGCCTATCTGCAGGCCGACAATCCTGGCGGCAGTGCGAACGGCGCGGTCGCCACGAACGACGCCGGCTTCGTCGCGACGCGCATGCGCGTGTTCGGCGGCGGCATCACCTATACGTTCGGACCGGCGACGGCGGGCTTCGTCTACAGCAACTCGAACTATCTGGAGCCGACCGCAAACGGTTATCTCGGCATCGAGCCGTTAGTTCCACTCGTGCCCGTCACGCCGCCGGGCGTGCTGCTGAACTCGCTCAAGTACCAGAACTTCGAGATCAACGGCAAGTACCAGATTTCGCCGGTGCTGTTCGTCGGCGCGCAGTACGTGTACACGATGGAAACCTACGACGCATCGAACGGCGGCGTGAAGCCGCGCATCCATACGTTCGGGCTGATGGCCGACTACAACCTGTCCAAGCGCACCGACGTCTATCTGCAGGGCGCCTATCAACAGGTCGCCGGCGATTCCACACTGTCGATCCTCGATTTCGCATTCATCCCCGGCACGCAGTCGCCGTCGTCGACGTCGAAGCAGGTCGTCGTGCGCGCGGCGATCCGGCATAAGTTCTAG
- a CDS encoding adenosylcobalamin-dependent ribonucleoside-diphosphate reductase yields MAEDTPQTRAATAASTPPASSAPPASLIPPQQFSLDVLLEKYAKGDEQSADDVYRRVARGVAEAEPPELRASVEEQFFDNMRHGALGAGRIMSAAGSGIAATLINCFVQPVGDSIQGVDEQGLPGIYVALLQAAETMRRGGGVGYNFSAIRPKGARVHTTSSAASGPCSYMDVFDASCRTVESAGSRRGAQMAVLDCNHPDLLEFIEAKHSKGRWNNFNVSVGVTDEFMRAVENDEPWQLVHRAEPSPALRAAGDVRQRDDGLWVYSERPARAIWDRIMRSTYDVAEPGIVFISRMNEDNNLRAVETIRATNPCGEQPLPAYGCCNLGPLNLTRFVVDPFAQMQGRQPSFDWDGLGRRTRTQVRFLDDVLDVTLWPLPEQYAESRAKRRIGVGFTGLGDTLVMMGLRYNSQEGRDFAVRIARLMRDEAYRASVELAKERGAFELFDAARYLEAGTFASRLPDDIKQAIRRDGIRNSHLLSIAPTGTVSLAFADNASNGIEPAFSWTYTRMKVMADGGRESFDVEDYAYRLYRELGGDVTSLPDYFVSALQMSARDHLDMMAAVQPYVDTSISKTVNVPADYPFDAFESLYFDAWKSGLKGLATYRPNDTLGAVLSVSSAQADDTLAEMDQDPLRIAIDHRPRGELPAIIEKVEYLTQAGKKSLYVAVSFIEVTGRLGGEDVTIERPIEFFIPVGQRDESQQWITATMRSLSLAARGGFVARNLQDMRKVSWDRGQVRLGDVQRLDGHRAPRWHDSEVAALAFAIQQILYRRGFLDAEGNQVASRMLARLPRGQMKTDLALSADFGLRPNPADSADALLQPNGTQGLHTMLGRKCASCGANAVIRKDGCDFCTACGEVGACG; encoded by the coding sequence ATGGCAGAAGACACGCCGCAAACCCGCGCGGCCACCGCCGCTTCCACGCCTCCCGCTTCCTCCGCTCCTCCCGCTTCGCTGATCCCGCCGCAGCAGTTCTCGCTCGACGTGCTGCTCGAAAAGTATGCGAAGGGCGACGAGCAATCCGCTGACGACGTGTATCGCCGCGTCGCGCGCGGCGTCGCCGAGGCCGAGCCGCCCGAGTTGCGCGCGTCGGTCGAGGAACAGTTCTTCGACAATATGCGCCACGGCGCGCTCGGCGCGGGCCGCATCATGAGCGCGGCGGGCAGCGGCATCGCCGCGACGCTGATCAACTGCTTCGTGCAGCCGGTCGGCGATTCGATTCAGGGCGTCGATGAACAGGGTTTGCCGGGCATCTACGTCGCGCTGCTGCAGGCGGCCGAAACGATGCGCCGCGGCGGCGGCGTCGGCTACAACTTCTCCGCGATCCGGCCGAAGGGCGCGCGGGTTCACACGACCAGCTCGGCCGCCTCGGGTCCGTGCAGCTACATGGACGTGTTCGACGCATCGTGCCGCACCGTCGAAAGCGCGGGCTCGCGGCGCGGCGCGCAGATGGCGGTGCTCGACTGCAACCATCCGGACCTGCTCGAATTCATCGAGGCCAAGCATTCGAAGGGGCGCTGGAACAACTTCAACGTGTCGGTCGGCGTCACCGACGAATTCATGCGCGCGGTCGAGAACGACGAGCCGTGGCAACTGGTCCATCGCGCCGAGCCGTCGCCGGCGCTGCGCGCGGCCGGCGACGTGCGGCAGCGCGATGACGGCCTGTGGGTCTATAGCGAACGTCCAGCGCGCGCGATCTGGGACCGCATCATGCGCTCGACGTACGACGTCGCCGAGCCCGGCATCGTGTTCATCTCGCGGATGAACGAGGACAACAATCTGCGCGCGGTCGAAACGATCCGCGCGACCAATCCGTGCGGCGAGCAGCCGCTGCCCGCCTACGGCTGCTGCAACCTCGGACCGCTCAATCTGACGCGCTTCGTCGTCGATCCGTTCGCGCAGATGCAGGGGCGCCAGCCATCGTTCGACTGGGACGGCCTCGGACGCCGCACCCGCACGCAGGTGCGCTTTCTCGACGACGTGCTCGACGTCACGCTGTGGCCGCTGCCCGAGCAATACGCCGAATCGCGCGCGAAGCGGCGCATCGGCGTCGGCTTCACCGGCCTCGGCGATACGCTGGTGATGATGGGCCTGCGCTACAACTCGCAGGAAGGCCGCGATTTCGCGGTACGCATCGCGCGCTTGATGCGCGACGAAGCGTATCGCGCGTCGGTCGAACTCGCGAAGGAGCGCGGCGCGTTCGAGCTGTTCGACGCCGCGCGCTATCTGGAAGCCGGCACCTTCGCATCGCGTCTGCCCGACGACATCAAACAGGCGATCCGCCGCGACGGCATCCGCAACAGCCACCTGCTGTCGATCGCGCCGACCGGCACCGTGAGCCTCGCGTTCGCGGACAACGCGTCGAACGGCATCGAGCCGGCGTTCTCGTGGACCTATACGCGCATGAAGGTGATGGCCGACGGCGGCCGCGAATCGTTCGACGTCGAGGACTACGCATACCGGCTTTATCGCGAGCTCGGCGGCGATGTGACCAGCCTGCCCGACTATTTCGTCAGCGCGCTGCAGATGTCCGCGCGCGACCATCTCGACATGATGGCGGCCGTGCAGCCGTACGTCGACACATCGATCTCGAAGACCGTCAACGTGCCCGCCGACTATCCGTTCGACGCGTTCGAAAGCCTCTACTTCGATGCATGGAAAAGCGGGCTGAAAGGCCTTGCCACCTATCGCCCGAACGACACGCTCGGCGCGGTGCTGAGCGTGTCGTCCGCGCAGGCCGACGACACGCTCGCCGAGATGGATCAGGACCCGCTGCGTATCGCGATCGATCATCGGCCGAGGGGCGAATTGCCGGCAATCATCGAGAAGGTCGAGTATCTGACGCAGGCCGGCAAGAAGTCGCTGTATGTCGCAGTGTCGTTCATCGAGGTGACGGGGCGGCTCGGCGGCGAGGACGTGACGATCGAGCGGCCAATCGAATTCTTCATTCCGGTCGGTCAGCGCGACGAGTCGCAGCAATGGATCACCGCGACGATGCGTTCGCTGTCGCTGGCCGCGCGCGGCGGCTTCGTCGCGCGCAATCTGCAGGATATGCGCAAGGTGTCGTGGGATCGCGGCCAGGTGCGGCTTGGCGACGTGCAGCGGCTCGACGGTCATCGCGCGCCGCGCTGGCACGATTCCGAAGTGGCGGCGCTCGCGTTCGCGATCCAGCAGATCCTGTATCGACGCGGCTTTCTCGACGCCGAGGGCAATCAGGTCGCATCGCGGATGCTTGCGCGTTTGCCGCGCGGACAAATGAAAACGGACTTGGCGCTGTCCGCCGATTTCGGCCTGCGCCCGAATCCGGCGGATAGCGCCGACGCGTTGCTGCAGCCGAACGGCACGCAAGGGCTGCACACGATGCTCGGACGCAAATGCGCTTCGTGTGGCGCGAATGCGGTGATTCGCAAGGATGGCTGCGATTTTTGTACCGCGTGCGGGGAGGTGGGGGCGTGCGGGTAG
- a CDS encoding UxaA family hydrolase produces MSVIDLDTTFRGYRRDNGRVGVRNHVIILPVDDLSNAAAQAVEHNIKGAMALPHPYGRLQFGADLELHFRTLIGAGSNPNVAAVVVIGIEEGWTKRVVDGIAKTGKPVVGFGIELHGDHDTIMRASKAAKEMVQYATSLDREACPISELWVSTKCGESDTTSGCGSNPTVGNAFDKLYGLGTTLLFGETSELTGGEQIVAARCANEGVRERFQFMFDRYQDMINRWKTDDLSESQPTKGNIAGGLTTIEEKALGNIQKIGKKCMVDGVLDKAEEPTHSGLWFMDSSSAAAEMVTLCAASGFVVHFFPTGQGNVIGNPIVPVIKICANPRTVRTMGEHIDVDVTGILQREQNLDQSGDKLLQCMMATINGRFTAAEALGHREFVLTRLFESA; encoded by the coding sequence ATGAGCGTGATTGACCTGGATACCACTTTCCGCGGCTATCGTCGCGACAACGGCCGCGTGGGCGTACGCAACCACGTGATCATCCTGCCGGTCGACGACCTGTCCAATGCCGCGGCACAGGCGGTCGAACACAACATCAAGGGGGCCATGGCGCTGCCGCATCCGTATGGGCGGCTGCAATTCGGCGCCGACCTCGAACTGCATTTCCGCACGCTGATCGGCGCGGGCAGCAATCCGAACGTCGCGGCGGTGGTCGTGATCGGGATCGAGGAGGGCTGGACCAAGCGCGTCGTCGACGGTATTGCGAAAACCGGCAAGCCGGTGGTGGGCTTCGGCATCGAACTGCATGGCGATCACGACACGATCATGCGCGCGTCGAAGGCCGCGAAGGAAATGGTGCAGTACGCGACCTCGCTCGATCGCGAGGCGTGCCCGATCTCGGAGCTATGGGTGTCGACCAAGTGCGGCGAGTCGGACACCACGTCGGGCTGCGGCTCGAACCCGACCGTCGGCAATGCGTTCGACAAACTCTACGGCCTCGGCACCACGCTCCTATTCGGCGAGACCTCGGAGCTCACGGGCGGCGAGCAGATCGTCGCCGCGCGCTGCGCGAACGAGGGCGTGCGCGAGCGCTTCCAGTTCATGTTCGACCGCTACCAGGACATGATCAACCGCTGGAAAACCGATGACCTGTCCGAGTCGCAGCCGACCAAGGGCAATATCGCGGGCGGCCTGACGACGATCGAGGAAAAGGCGCTCGGCAACATCCAGAAGATCGGCAAGAAGTGCATGGTCGATGGCGTGCTGGACAAAGCCGAGGAGCCGACGCATTCGGGACTGTGGTTCATGGATTCGTCATCGGCCGCGGCCGAGATGGTGACCTTGTGCGCGGCATCGGGCTTCGTCGTGCATTTCTTCCCGACGGGACAAGGCAACGTGATCGGCAATCCGATCGTGCCGGTCATCAAGATCTGCGCGAATCCGCGCACGGTCCGCACGATGGGCGAGCATATCGACGTGGATGTGACCGGCATTCTGCAGCGTGAGCAGAACCTCGACCAGAGCGGCGACAAACTGCTCCAATGCATGATGGCGACGATCAACGGCCGTTTCACCGCAGCCGAAGCGCTCGGTCATCGCGAGTTCGTCCTGACGCGTCTGTTCGAAAGCGCCTGA
- a CDS encoding AI-2E family transporter, which yields MIPRPPAVPPNSPEPSSVAVERQKKQRAASVVLYIGLVLLALWVVRDFIVVVAWAAVVAIALWPLLHKVAGSRWFRGRTTLLATVFTLVIAVLVLLPLGLGIAQALREAHELNEWFRSAQENGIPLPDFINRLPFGVQQISSWWQANLAQPLRDSAAMKGLHSETVMTLGRHFGARAAHAAMVFAFMLVTLFVIFQAGPRLSGSLLKAARRGFGDSGADLVAHMGTAVRATVSGLIVVGVGEGLLLGVAYFVTGVPHAALLGFVTAIAAMLPFCAPIVFGLAALWLLVQGSMVAAAGLLIFGAVVVFVAEHFVRPVLIGNSTRLPFLLVLFGILGGAETFGLLGIFIGPALMTVLMVLWTDLVE from the coding sequence ATGATTCCACGCCCTCCCGCCGTCCCGCCCAACTCTCCCGAACCGTCGTCCGTCGCCGTCGAGCGCCAGAAAAAGCAGAGGGCCGCGTCGGTCGTGCTCTATATCGGGCTCGTGCTGCTCGCATTGTGGGTGGTGCGCGATTTCATCGTGGTGGTGGCGTGGGCGGCGGTCGTCGCGATTGCGCTGTGGCCGCTGCTGCACAAGGTGGCGGGGAGCCGCTGGTTCAGGGGACGCACGACCCTGCTCGCGACCGTCTTCACGCTGGTGATTGCCGTGCTCGTGCTGCTGCCGCTCGGGCTCGGCATCGCGCAGGCGCTGCGCGAGGCGCATGAACTGAACGAATGGTTCCGCAGCGCGCAGGAGAACGGCATCCCGCTGCCGGACTTCATCAACCGTCTGCCGTTCGGCGTGCAGCAGATCAGCTCGTGGTGGCAGGCCAATCTCGCTCAGCCGCTGCGCGACTCGGCGGCGATGAAAGGCTTGCACAGCGAAACGGTGATGACGCTCGGCCGGCATTTCGGCGCTCGCGCCGCGCATGCGGCGATGGTGTTCGCGTTCATGCTGGTCACACTGTTCGTGATTTTTCAGGCGGGGCCGCGCCTGTCCGGCTCGTTGCTGAAGGCCGCGCGACGCGGTTTCGGCGATAGCGGCGCGGACCTCGTCGCGCATATGGGGACCGCGGTGCGCGCCACCGTGTCGGGCTTGATCGTGGTCGGCGTCGGCGAGGGCCTGCTGCTTGGCGTCGCGTACTTCGTGACCGGCGTGCCGCATGCGGCGCTGCTCGGCTTCGTGACGGCGATCGCCGCGATGCTGCCGTTCTGCGCGCCGATCGTGTTCGGTCTCGCGGCGCTGTGGCTGCTCGTGCAGGGCTCGATGGTCGCAGCGGCCGGGCTGCTGATATTCGGCGCGGTCGTCGTGTTCGTCGCCGAGCACTTCGTGCGGCCGGTGCTGATCGGCAACTCGACGCGCCTGCCGTTTCTGCTGGTGCTGTTCGGCATTCTCGGCGGCGCCGAGACGTTCGGGCTGCTGGGGATTTTCATCGGCCCCGCGTTGATGACGGTGCTGATGGTGCTGTGGACCGATCTCGTGGAGTAG
- a CDS encoding (2Fe-2S)-binding protein, which translates to MTTLNINGETHTVDAPPDMPLLWVLRDLVGLTGTKFGCGIAQCGACTVHLDGVAVRSCVFPAAAVGDRKVVTIEAVGATPTGQKVQQAWRELDVVQCGYCQSGQVMSAASLLARNPNPSDADIDAAMAGNICRCGTYHRVRAAIKQAAKGA; encoded by the coding sequence ATGACAACGCTCAATATCAACGGCGAAACGCATACCGTCGATGCCCCGCCCGACATGCCCCTGCTGTGGGTGCTGCGCGATCTCGTCGGGCTGACCGGCACCAAGTTCGGCTGCGGCATCGCGCAATGCGGCGCGTGCACCGTGCATCTCGATGGCGTCGCGGTGCGTTCGTGCGTGTTCCCGGCGGCGGCGGTCGGCGACCGCAAGGTCGTCACGATCGAAGCGGTCGGCGCCACGCCCACGGGCCAGAAAGTGCAGCAGGCCTGGCGTGAACTCGACGTGGTGCAGTGCGGCTACTGTCAGTCCGGGCAGGTGATGTCGGCGGCGTCGCTGCTCGCGCGCAATCCCAATCCGAGCGACGCCGACATCGACGCCGCGATGGCGGGCAACATCTGCCGCTGCGGCACCTATCACCGCGTGCGCGCGGCGATCAAGCAAGCTGCGAAGGGGGCCTGA